Part of the Prevotella communis genome is shown below.
CCAATGGTCGGTTCAAACCCGTGGTTGTTCAGCTCCCAGTACTTCCGGATGATATCCGTGAAGGGGATGCCGTGGTAAGAAGAGGGGAAAAGAAGAAGACTCTCCCCCAGCAGACTCTCCCCCATCCCCTCCCTGTGAGGGAGGGGCGTAGATAGAAGACTCTCCCCCATCCCCTCTCTGTGAGAGAGGGGCGTAGATAGTTCAGCTACTTGTGATTGTCCTTGAGTCTGACCACTCCCCTCTCTGAGCAGAGAGGGGCTGGGGGTGAGTCTGAATATCTCATCATCCAGAAATAAAAGATCCTCGGCGCTCCCCGTTGTCGTGAAAAACACCCTCGTGATGTCCTTAGCACCATCGTCGTATTTGACCTCCAGCAGTTCACTCGCCCACTTCAGGTTCTCCTCCTGCGATAGCTCCGGACGGCGACGGAACACCAGGTGATAACCACCGCCGCGGGCACTCTCCTCCAGCATCAGCAGACCCAGTTCCTCCTTCTTCTGCAAGATGCGCTCACGCACCGCGGGCATCTCCTCCTTGGTCAGGTGGTCTATATCCATGCCCACCGTGGTGCTCATCGTCTTTGAGCCCTTCAGCGAGCCGTCTTCATTGGGCAGGCACGAGTAGTTCATCTGCACCAGCTTCGATTTCAGACCTTCCTCGCCTGCTCGGATACGCTCCACCAACCGCCGCTGCTCGCCGCCATTCCTCAGACTCAGATACTCCTCTCTCGTGAGGACAGGGCGCATCCTCTTCGCCCCATCCTTATAATAAATCATGTGTACGCTCATCGCAGTTCGCCTCCTTTCATCATCTCCCTTATTATCTTTCTGGCTATCGCACTGGCCTGACTCACCAGTTTCTGTGGCAGATTGCCTACCTCCTCGTCGTCCAGCGAGAAAACGAAATAGTAGCGGCCGTTACGTCCGTGCGACAGCGAACAGTTGTCTTCGCGGAATATCGGTTTGTTTTTGTGTCGTTTAGGTTTCTCAGTCATATACACGTTGCCGTCGCGCATCCCCTGCACGTGGAAATCGCCATGAAAGGCTTCTGCTGCCACATCCTCGCAGCACTCAAAATCAAGTGTACGCAGTCCTGATTCCTGCTTGCCGAAGGTCATCAGACCCTCGACCATTACCTGTTGTCCTAAAATAGGTGTTCTTCTAGTTTTCATTTTACTTAAGTTTTTGCGAGCAGAAGTTTCAGAAATCCGATGGCCATCTTCACGTGAAGACTTCTTTCGCCTCAACTCAAGTTAGTTCTTAGTGAAACAATGATTTGATGAATTCCTTGCCCTGCGGTGTCCACACCATGTATGGGCGCTGCTTCTTGTCACCATTCAGAGCGTAGTAGTGAAACATGCGTTCTTCCGTATAGCCGCATTCAGTATATTGGGCCTTGAGCTTGTAGCGCGAACCGTTCCAATACTGTATGCCCTTGTCCACCAGAAAGTGGTTCAGCGCGTTCGCCGTTGTTTCCAGGCTCTCGGCCACCTCTGATGCAGTGAAACAGTCATCGGCAGGCAGGTTGGCACGCGATATGGTGCGAGCTATAATCTTGTTGGCCTCCTCAACCATCTCGCCCTCAGTCAGTGCCTCGCCAGTGCGCAGGTTCCTTGTTGGCAGATAACCGCCCGTCTGACGAATCTGCGGCAGCACCTCAGCCGTTACCCAGCGCTTAAATTCCTTAGCCTGCGGCAGTTTGGAGCTGAGTACCAGGGAGTAGAGACCAGACTCGTTGATGATAATCGTTTTCTGAGTTCCACCAAGGGGGCCCTGAATCAGGGCGTCCTTTTTGTCCTCATCATCAACATGAGCCGCTAAAGCATTACGACTTTTAGCATATCCCAGCGCCTGTGCCACATCCTTACCCACAAAGAAAGTCTCACCTTTCTCATTTGTCATTGTTCGAACCTCGCCGAACATATCATTCTTAAAAATCTGAATATTTGTTGTCATTGTTGTTTTTACCTTTTTATTTTTTACCTATTTACCTTTATCAGGTCTGTCGCTAAGATTTCCTGGAACGTCTGTCCCTGATATTCATGTGTAGAGAATCGGAGGGTGGCGATGACGATGTCACCCTCGTAGAACCTGCACGCCGCCAGATTACCCAGCATGGCGCACACATATTCATTTTCAAACTTTGAGCCCAGCTCCTTCAGCACAATGTTGCACTTCTGGATAACGCCCGACTCCTGTTTACTTGACTGTACGCTGAAGGCCTCGCCCTGGCGTACTACTTTCAAAATCTTTGTTTCCATAATTAATTTGTTATTTGTTAATATGTTATTGTGTTAATGTGTCTTTTAAAAAACCCATTACTCTGTCTTTAAATCGTTACTGTGTATCAACATGTCAAAGATCGCCTTGTCGTTGTTCGACGATGCAAAGGAACGTAATCTGACAATCTGGACAAATCTGAGCGAAAAATATCAGATTATTTTCTGTCGGACAACGTAAAACACTAAAAATCAGCACAAAACAAAAAGTGCCCGATTCTCAAATTTGAGAACCGAGCACTCTTAATTTATCGCTCAGATTATGTCAGCTTACTTCTCCGGCTTTTCCCAAAAAGTTTCGGAGTCAAAACTCAGATAAACTCCTGTTTCTAAAGCAAATGCCATCTGATAGTCTTGTATGGTAGACTGAGTTGCAGGAAAGTTTCTCGATAGTACCACATGACAACTCAATACAACAGCATTTTCAAAATCAACATTAATAGATTTCTCGCTTTCACCAAAGATGCGAATTGTGTTCTTTAGTTGTCGTTCTGCCTTCTCAATTGCATTATTTGCAGCAGCCAGTGACCTGCCTTCCGCATTCATCTTGAACTCAACAAACCGAAACTGTTTGTCGTCGAACAAAGCACAGTCTGCAATACCTCCTTGAACGCCCTTCAACAACTGATTATCTATCGATAATAATATTATTTCACGCTTTTGCTCGTTGAACACCAAGAGACCCTTTTCTACATCTTCGCTAGCAGTTCCGAAGCGTGATGCCTTAGATTCCTCATCATCCACCACTAGCAGCAACTCATCGCACTTCATCGACCAGCACTCATCAAATGCCCTATGAAGCATCTTTTTTGTAAATGCCTCATCCAATTGCAATCTGTCGATTGCTACATGATTTACCGCCATAACCTAACTGTTCTTGCTTTTGATGGATTTTACAAACATGCGATATAGTTTATCAAAATCCTCGCCTATAAACATTGAGGCTGTATCAAGTTCGTTTACTGACACCATCCCTGTCTTCTCTGAAATCAGACTCTTGCAGTATATACCTTCCTCGTCGTTAGGATTCAGCGAATAAGCGGCAACGTCTGTTGGATTCACCATAAAGTCTGGATTGACGATCTCCTCTACCTTTTCACGGAACTCCTCTTTAAGATGCATTTTATAGGCCAGCATCAGCACGTTCAGACACGACAACAAATAGGGACTATGGGTTGTTAATACCGCCCGTCTGTCATCCTTGCCTGCCATGCGTGATGAGATAAAGTTCAATATCTCACGCTGATTCTCGGGGAACAAGTTCTGCTCTGGCTCCTCAATGACAAATGAACTAAAAGCATCGGTCTTTATGGCGTAATCTACAATCACCAACAT
Proteins encoded:
- a CDS encoding phage antirepressor KilAC domain-containing protein: MTTNIQIFKNDMFGEVRTMTNEKGETFFVGKDVAQALGYAKSRNALAAHVDDEDKKDALIQGPLGGTQKTIIINESGLYSLVLSSKLPQAKEFKRWVTAEVLPQIRQTGGYLPTRNLRTGEALTEGEMVEEANKIIARTISRANLPADDCFTASEVAESLETTANALNHFLVDKGIQYWNGSRYKLKAQYTECGYTEERMFHYYALNGDKKQRPYMVWTPQGKEFIKSLFH